The following proteins are co-located in the Diaphorobacter sp. HDW4B genome:
- a CDS encoding 5-carboxymethyl-2-hydroxymuconate Delta-isomerase yields the protein MPHLVIDYSANLTDFPQAQILKDVNAALCSHPEVKDEADLKSRTNRIEHFEIGNQPAGRGFVHAQLRLLSGRTPEAKKELAEHIAVVLRKHTPHPAGLMVQLSVEIVDMDRGSYVKERL from the coding sequence ATGCCTCATCTCGTCATCGACTACAGCGCCAACCTCACCGACTTTCCGCAAGCGCAAATCCTCAAGGACGTGAACGCTGCGCTGTGCTCGCACCCAGAAGTCAAGGACGAGGCCGACCTCAAGAGCCGCACCAATCGCATCGAGCATTTCGAGATCGGCAACCAACCCGCAGGTCGCGGCTTCGTGCACGCACAACTGCGCCTGCTGTCGGGCCGCACGCCCGAAGCCAAGAAGGAACTGGCCGAACACATCGCCGTGGTGCTGCGCAAGCACACGCCGCATCCTGCAGGCCTGATGGTGCAGCTCAGCGTCGAGATCGTCGACATGGATCGCGGCAGTTATGTGAAAGAGCGGCTCTGA